The sequence AATGTCAAAACACCTTTTCAACTCTACTTTAAATCCTTTTGAGTTTTATAAGAAATGTATTtttccaaataataatattactcTACAGTTggactccctgcctccctccctccctccatccctccctccctccttttgatttttattttttaaaaaacacatcaaaatggcCATTACTTCACTTTCAGAGCCACAAAAACATCTTCTGTCTCATTCGATGCCATTAATGGCTGTTGACAGCTCATTGCTTTCAAAATTCTCTTAATATTCAGCAGGCCATTTCTCCCATCCACTTGATCCCTTGCAGCCCAGAAAATGGAGTTCAGATTCTCCAAATGTCCATTATTCCCCCTGTGCTAAATATTTTCTTATGGTTAATTAAAATTCACAGGTGCCACCCCTCTctcaatgcaacaaaaattgcccttctggtactaggagaaaaaagaaggaaggggagaaattctGCTGCTATGACTGTGCTCCGTGTTCAGAAGGCAAGATTTCATACCAGAAAGGTAGGAGACATTAGGTAGCTTTCAGATATGTGCCATATTAGAATTCCTGTGAAGGGTCTGTGGCAGAGTGAAAGGTGTCACAGTTGCTGCTAATGATGGAGTTCTGACTTCCATGGTGATTGAAGTTCACAGACTTGGAGCTCTTCATTGCAACCAGCTGATGGCCCAGCAACGAGGCCCAGCATTTTCAAAGAGGTGCTTTGCAAGCCCGAATGATCAGATGATGGTTGGGGTTTAGAAAGCACACtgttacctgccccacacctaacATTAGAGATGACATCGGATACAGGGCCGGTAGGTGTAACTTGCTAAAATGGCCCCCTGGCCAGAGGTTTTCTATCACTGGATTACCTGGGTGGTGATGGAGATGAGTTACAGCAGTGCACCTGCAGAGGACAGGACTCCTGCTGTCCAGACCCACCTCCTTACTGTCCCGGCAAGCGACTGTGAGATCATTGTCTGTGGGAGGGGCGTCCAAAGCCCTTTCTCCCCATGCTAGTCACTCCTGTGTCTGAAAAGGATTGTCTCTTCCACATCCAACTGGTAAGTCCCATACTGCCAGGAGGATGCATACCTACTCTCAAGTTGCACCCTTGAAGGGaatcctttcttcttttcagacATGAATGACTGTGTCGGATGCTCAGAAGATTACTATCCAAACAGGAACCGAACACAATGCATTCCAAAGTCCATCAGCTTCTTGACTTTGGAAGAACCGCTTGGGATGAGCTTAGCTTTTGGCTCCGTATTCTCCTCTTTCCTCACCATATTGTCCCTCGCCATCTTTATGAAGCATCAGGACACACCAATTGTCAGGGCCAAtaatcgggacctcacctacgttctcctcctgtctctccttCTCTGTTTTCTCTGTCCCCTCATCTTCCTCAGCCGACCAGACAGAGTGACCTGCCTTGTCCGACAAATGGCTTTTGGacttgttttcacagtgactgtttcttgtgtgttggccaaaaccattACCGTTGTTCTGgcattcatggccaccaaaccaggatccagaatgaggaaatgggtggggaaaagactggcaagcgCCATTGTGTTGACTTGTACTATTATCCAAGCTGGTATTTGCACTGTGTGGCTGGaaacctctcccccatttccccattttgacaagcactctgtgacgggagaaattattctggaatgtaatgaagggtcagctgccatgttttactgtgtcctgggctacatgggcctcctggccattgtcagttttgttgtagcatttttagccaggaaactgcctgacagctttaatgaggccaaattcatcaccttcagcatgttgttgttttgtagtgtttggatctcctttgttccagtctacctgagctccaagggaaaacacatggtggctgtggagatcttctccatcttggtctccagtgctggtttactgggttccatctttttccccaaatgctacattatcataTTGAGGCCTGATCTGAATGACAAACAGCAGTTAATAAAGAAGAAATAGCAAAGTACCCTGTTGTCACTCTTTTCTGTTACCCCAGAACATGGATAATGATTTTGCTGCTGACTCCTTgatataatttcattttatttgtttattgaacttgctatgtgcattaaaaaaaaaatcagatggttCTACCCCACCCTGAGATGTGGTCCCCACCTTTGGGAGCCCAAGGGCACAATTGGAAAACTGAGGAACTCTTGTGGACACAAAAAACCACCAATTGCACAGAAGAAAGTGTGGAGATGCCCAGAAACTCCACCTccatcctttcttgtaacttgaatccattggtttgggtcctactctctgtagcaggagaaaagcttgctgcatcttccatgtgacagcccttgagatatttgaagatgggtatcatatctcctctcagtctcctttttccaggctaaacatacccagctccctcaaccgttgctcataaggcttggtttcccaccCATCATTTTCCTGgtcgccctcttctgcacatgttcagcaCACATTTTACCTCATGAAAATATCATGGTGGACTTTGAGAAAAGTCTGACCAAACTCTAAATAGACTATGACCACAGCATTCTCCTGATCCACCACACTTGTAatgccataaaaaagaaaaagaatgagatTGGTCTGGTATGACAACAACAGGCTCAGGACAGAACCCTTTGGCACATCTGTGGCATCAAGAGATAGTATCCCTATGCtatgaggagaaaatgaaaatgaggaaAATACCCATCTTCCCAGAAAGAGTGAGAGATTTCACATATACATATTCTGAGCTCAGAATTGTACATGCAGCTCTCTGTGTGTATGAAGGAGTACCTGCAGAAGAGCCAGGACAGAAATTCCCTAcctcaagttttttttttaattttgcctCCCTTACAGGCCTGTGTTCTGAAGTCTAGTGCTGCATCCTTGGAATCCGAGAGTCAGGGCCGAGCTCACAATACCCTTTGTGTCTCAAACTCTGCTCTTGAATGCACTTTCCTCTTCACAAAGCAGCATGTGAGAAAAGAGGGTTTAGGTGAAATCACAAGGGTAGTCTTTGCCCTGGGCACAGTTTTTTCCAGGGCATGTTTTGCTCCTCACACCACCCATGCCAGCCCTCTTCTCCTTTCAAGTGCGATCCCACATTCCAGCCCCTCAAAGCAGCATGGGGCTGGCAGGGCGTCAGGAGAATGTAATGGGCATGTGCCCTTCCTGCTGCGTCCTCCTCATGTCACCCACCcagcctgtcatggatgctttagttgtgaccCCTGCATTCAAGGGGGTCAAGCTTGATGACCTTTGGGGGCTCCTTTCAATCCTACAATTCTCTGTTTATTTAGGTGAATATATAGGGGCCCTAAAAAGGCCTGAAGACAAGGCCCAACGGACCGTATGTCTATCATCACAGCCATGCCTTGAAGTCACTCAGAGTCTGCTCACAATTGTTCCTTTCCAGTCAAATTCTACCAGTGGTTAGAATTCATCTTGGCCCCATGGGTTTACCTGCCCCATGCCTGGCCTCACGTAACATCAGCTGATGGACATGTGAATGTGGTTTGGACCATCAGCCCAATGGAGAGACTTGGTTGGCCTAAGTGCTGCAGGTCAGAGGTCCTTGTTGATTCCCCGCAAGGAGCTTTCTCTACCTGCGCAGACTATCTTGAGTGATTTACAACTTTTAGGGTTCTGGATTGTGTAAGAAAGTACAGTAAGTAGAGAAAACTGCAGAGGCTCTCTTCTGAGAACACAGTAGGTGATGAAACTGGCAGCAGGGATGCAATGGTTGAGAAGGGGCAACAGGCTTATTCCTGCTCCCCCCTCATTACAATGCCTTGAAAAGACTTGAAGGAGGCTGCTGAGGGATTATTCTGTGTGGATCATTGTCTCTGCTTCTTCCAATGGACCAGCTGAGGCAAAGGGATCATTATTCTCTCCCCTGTTATTATCAATTACATGGTAATAATCTGCTTCTGATTAGACCTCCATAGACTTTCAGGAATTCAGTCTAAAAAGAATTAAATCCTCTCTGCCATCCCCAGCAAATGCTAAGGTGCTGCTGACTCGTTTAGTGAGCTTTCCCCTGGAGTTGGATCCTAGGTCTTGGGAATTTAGCTGGTGCATTCGGAGAGTGCCATTGAAGGCAAGCTGCTGTACTGAGACTGTTTCTAATGCCAATGCTGATTAGCTGTAAACAGGGAAATCTCTGTCTATGAAAATGTATTGTTCCTAGTATGGCAGGGTTGATGCTGTTAATCTTCTCGCTGCCTCAAATGGTGAATCTGTCAAATGTCAATCGGAGCATCAGTCACCTCCATATCCCACACAAGTACTATCAGCCAGGTGACCTTATGATTGGTGCACTTGCTTCTCACATTGTGTCCTCTGTTGACTATGAAACCTTCATACAATGGCCATCCATCCATCAGATTCTTAATCTATTGTAAGTATTTAAATTTTTCAATTCCCATGTGATATTAATTCCTAAGTTACCATGTGGGCTTAGAAATGCTTCATATTTATTTTCGCTATGGGGATTTATTACTTATAGGGAGGGGTGCAAAATATCCCCTCCTCCCACAGAACATAGCATCAGTCTTAGACTTAACCCTCTCCACCACCTGAATTTTAACATCTAACATGATCAAGACAGACAATAAATTTCTAGTCAGGTTTGTAGGAAGAAGGTGTATTATCTAGGATCCAGCTTTGAAGCATAGAAAGAGCAGTCTTCCAGTCAGATATGACAGGATGTTCTTGGTGGTGTGTTTCTCTCTCACCCCCAAGCTCCCCCATCCCATTTTCCTGAGCAGTGCTTAACGGAGAGGAGGAGCCATGGCCACGACCAGTCACAGGGGTGTCATAATCTAGAGAGCCCAGCATTCTGATGTCAACAGGAAATGGATGAATGGCCAGTATTGGGCTACCTAGCTCAGGCCTGTCTACACAGAgtagcagtgactctccaggatttcagacaggcgtctgccccagccccacctgTATCGtaaccagatgctctaccattggttTTTTCAGAATCTTTACCGCCTAtcatctgattggcaagtcctaggctctgtgatttaacccacagcgccacctgcgtcccacccaAAAGTACACAGAGTAATTGTCAAGACATAACAGGCAACAGAAGGTTGCTTGGTATCGGGGACAATAGCTTCATTGATGCATGGGATACTGAGGTGAGGCTCCAGAAACCTGCAAGAGAGCAACAAACTACaaggaggaagcagctggagggaatgactTCTAGTTTCATTTTTCTCTACACAAaggcacagagtatgggaaacaagcaagatgaatgggagcttttaatacaggatggcaaatatgacctagTAGGTTAGTAGGCATTACTGAAAactggtgggatgagactcatgactgaAATGTAGGACTTGAGGGGCAATCTGTTTTGAAGGTGTAGACCAAACAGGATGGGAGGAggagcattatatgtaaaggatgtgtacacttgtgaataaatccatgacctggagcatggaaaACAGATTGAAAGTATATGGTTAACATTGTAGGAGAGAGAAATAACAGTgacctccaagccagactgaagacttggatgatgccttcttAGAGTAGATTATGAAGCATTCCAAAAGAAGAGATATAGTGGTCATAGGAGACCTCAACTtccccaatatctgttggaactcaaactctgccaagactGTAAGGTCCGACCAATTGCACTATTGCATCGGGATTCAAGATTactttaacattttggagaattgagttaacaaaataaatttcaatagggacaaatgtaagattctgcacttaggcaggaagtacCTACCTCACAAATATAAGCTGAAGGATACATGGCTTACTAGGATCTAGCAATCTTAGTGGAACTCAAGCTTCACTTGAGTCAAAGGTGTGATGCAGTTTTTGCTGTGTGTGCATTTAAACCAAATTCTTTATTGCTTTAATTAAATCtgcctgtaagctgccttgttgcTCCCTAGCACAGAAAGGCAGGGAACCTAAGTTTCCTTAAACAGATTGACAAAAAATGGTACACAGCAAAACGTTTTGATGTCCAACTCTCATTGCAGCGTTGTACCAAAATACTATCAGCAAATTCTGGCCTTGGTGTTTGcagtcaaggaaatcaacaagaaTTCCAATCTATTACCTAATGTCACATTAGGATTCCACATCTTTGATAGTTACTTCAGTGAAAGGATGACCTACTGGGCCACTTTGGAGCTGGTCTCTACACACTACAGATTTGTACCCAACTTCCAGTGTGACAAACAGAAAAATCTGATGGCCGTCATTGGGGGACTTGACTTTGAGGTTTCCCTCCACATGGCAGCCATCTTAGGTGTCTACAAGATTCCCCAGGTAAGAGTCAAACATGGTGACGTCCCCTCATTCTTCTTTCCTCTGTCCTGTTGAGAGAAGTTTTGCATTCCATAGTAGCCTTCTTGATAATTTCTGAATGTATTCAATAAAAGCTTTCATCCGCCTTCATCCATTTCCCAACGTATGCATGTTCTTCAGGGGGTatgaatggaacattttgcagATACACTTGTACACACCTACTCTATGTATGTGAACAGCTTGGTCTGCTGGCCTCAGGTAGACTCCAACCCGGATGAATTATGGAGGCTTCTCATCAGTCGCTTGCCCATTACCTTAATTAATTTGATCAGGATAATTTGGGGCTGTCAGGGGTGCCGTCAACAGGTCACCGGCTATCTACCCAGTGAAATCAGGGGAGCAGAGAGAGCTTTTCAATGGTTTCATTTAAATCCACAGAAAGACAGGAAGATGGGAATGTATGCTCTCACCCCTCAGCTAATGTTGCTCAGAGTCCCACTCCACCCTGCACTGACAATTTCTTCCTAGAAATCAGACCCCTCCTGCTGCCTATGGTGGCTGCTAAGAACAATTCTCCTTTGGATTCTGCAGAGCATGTCTGGTCCTTGTGGAAGGAGGGGGCTCTGACAAACTCTCTTGAGAGAGAATGTCACTTGGCTGCTTTTTCCTTCTCAGGTGTGACCCATCTCAAACCCCCACACTGtactctccccccttccttctttctggaAGGTTCTTGGAGTGCTACTCTCCACCACTACTCCTCATCTGCCCATTCTCTGACGGGCTTACTAAGACAGTGGGTCCAAAGAGCTACGGTTTCATCATTGCTATCCACACATAATCAATGTTTCTACTGCATTCATGGGAAATAAGTGTCTGTTTCCTTCTAGCTCACTTATGGCTCCTTTGCCCCAGAGGATGCTGGTCAAAGCCAATCCACTTCCTTCTACCGGATGGTGCCCAATGAAGCCCATCAGTACACTGGGATTGTTGAATTACTTCTGCACTTTGGATGGACGTGGGTTGGGTTGCTCGCTGCGGATAGTGAGAGTGGAGAGAAATTTATGGAAATCCTGCAAACTCGGCTTTTCCAGAGAGGTATTTGCTTGGCCTTTTCAGAGAGAACTCCAAAAGGCTCATATTTTGAAGAGTATTATGACATGATTCCCCAGTGGCTCCAAGCCTATCTTGCTATTGTGGAAAGCAAAGCCAATGCTGTCATTGTCTACGGAGAAGCCAAGTCCTTGTGTTTTTTGCAACTATGGCTAGCGGCAGGCGGTGCAGAAAACGTGACATCTATGGAGAAGGTATGGATTATGACTGCTCAACTGGATTTCTCAGCACTGGCCTTTCAAATGAGCCAGGATATGCAACCATTTCATGGCTCCATATGCTTCACAGTGCACTCAAAGGAGGTGCAAGGATTCAAAACCCTTCTTCGCTCCCTAAATCCTttcatggcaggtgaagatggttTTCTTCAGAAGTTCGGGCTCCAGACATTCTATTGTTTCTTTTCCAAATCCAGTACTGAGTTCAGTGAACCCTGCACTGGACTGGAGAAGCTGGACAGCCTCCCCTCATCTGGCTTTGagatgagcatgactggccacagctacagcatctacaatgccgtctatgctgtggcacatgcCCTACATGATGCCATGTACAGATCCAGGGCAAAAGACAGAGGAATTGTGAGAAGATGGAGACCGCAGCTTCAGAAattgcagccttggcaggtaatggttcttttgttgttgttgtatatctTTTaactattatttcattttatattgttgataaagcaaagacaacaatTTTAACAACAGTCAAAAATTGAAAGAAGAATAACCAAACTGTAAGATAGGCAGGTAGGATGTGTAGTTGCACGTGAGttaaataaagactttaaaatccaaattaagtccaattttaTCAGATTACCAAGcatagttccagatttgccaggttTGTGGGGGGTTGTTTTGAAAATGCTGGTTCTGCTGTATATACCAAACATATAGAAATTGTCTGGAGGTTCTAGTCCTTGTTGAAATCTCAAATTATTTGTGATTAACTCTGTTATAGCTATACTCCAGAGTGTCCAGTATTAGACTTTTGGGCTGCTATAGATCAAAATTTGCTGTTATTactgctattgttattattttgtgattATATGAAATCTTGTCTACTGCCTTGGAAGAGGCAATGGCACATTAAAAGGCGATGCTGAATCTAAGATACGTTTGAGTTTTAAACAATTGTCCTTTTCCTGCCATCTCAATGCAGCTCCATCCATTTCTTAGAAgtgtctcatttaacaacagtgtggGAGAAGAAGTGTCTTTTAGTGAGAAGAGGGAATTAGAAGCTGGGTTCGATATTACCAActtggtcactttcccaaataactCCTTCATCAGAATGAAGGTTGGATGGATGAATTTGGATGCTCCCTCAGGAAAAGAGTTTTCCATCAATGAAGACAAAATGGTGTGGCACAGGAGTTTTCAACAGGTGGGGCATGATTTCAGGAAATTGCAACTCCAGTATGTCCTAAATGTGATGCTTGCATCTTGGAAGCTTGGCGGAGACATGGATCCTGTATTTTTTCTCACTTGTTGTTTATGAAAACCTCTATGAATATCAAGAGGCTCTGATGCCCTGAAGCAGGCCAGGACATAGTTCATTATTatatgcttgtttgtttattacatttatattccacctttcctccaaggagctcaaggccgTGTGCTTACTTCCTGTTGTATCCTAACAAGAACCCTGTAAGGTAGTGTAGACTGAGAGcagcagtgactggtccaaggtcacccaatgagtttcatttgaaccctggtcttccacttCCCTGTCTAGCACATTCTTTAAAGAAATCTAGGCCAGCAGATTGTGACCTAAGCCTAACCTCCAACAAACCTctttggggagaaagaaaagggagctgaGCCTGGAGACAGACGAGGCAGACTTCTGTAGAGAATGCCTGGTTTGGAGGCTAGTAATTCTCAAGATATAGTAGCAGAAGTCTGGCAGAGTCCAGCACTATCCTTGGTTTTGAGGCTGCTTAGCTTGTGTGACAATTGTCTCTTGGCCCAGTGTATTTAGTCTGGGGTTCTCAGTCCCCAATATTTGTggattttcaggtggaaaaacagAAGGAACCTGAGAGTGTATATGGTAGCTGCTAATTTAAATCCCTTAGGATGTCAAAACGACCTttcaaccctactttaaaacctTTTGAGTTTTATAAGTAATGTaattttcctaataataatattactgttCAGGTggactccctcccctccctccttttattttttattttttaaaaaacacattgaaaTGGCCATAACTTAATTTTCAGAGTCACAAAAACATCTTCTGTGTCATTAGATGCCATTAATGGCTGTTGACAGCTCATTGCTTTCAAAATTCTCTTAATATTCAGCAGGCCATTTCTCCCATCCACTTGATCCCATGCACCCCAGAAAATGGAGTTCAGTTTCTCCAAATGTCCATTATTTCCCCTGTGCTACATATTTCCTAATGGTTAATTAAAATTCACAGGTGCCACCCCTCTctcaatgcaacaaaaattgcccttctggtactaggagaaaaaagaaggaaggggagaaattctGCTGCTATGACTGTGCTCCGTGTTCAGAAGGCAAGATTTCATACCAGAAAGGTAGGAGACATTAGGTAGCTTTCAGATATGTGCCATATTAGAATTCCTGTGAAGGGTCTGTGGCAGAATGAAAAGTGTCACAGTTGCTGCTATTGATGTAGTTCTGATTTCCATAGTAATTGAAGTTCACAAACTTGGAGCTCTTCATTGCAACCAGCTGATGGCCCAGCAACGAGGCCCGGCTTTTTCAGAGAGGTGCTTTGCAAGCCCGAATGATCAGATGATGGTTGGGGTTTACAAAGCACACTGTTACCTGCTTTACACCTAACATCAGAGATGACATCAGATACAGGGCCGGTAGGTGTAACTTGCTAAAATggccccatgggccagaggtttTCTATCACTGGATTTCCTGGGTGGTGATGGAGATGAGTTGCACCGGTGCACCTGCAGGGCACAGGCCTCCTGCTGTCCAGACCCACCACCTTAATGTCCAGGCAAGCGACTGTGAGATTATTGTCTGAAGGAGGGGCGTCCAAAGCCCTTTCTCCCCATGCTAGTCACTCCTGTGTCTGAAAAGGATCGTCTCTTGCACATCCAACTGATAAGTCCCATACTGCCAGGAGGATGCCTACCTACTCTCAAGTTCCACCCTTGAAGGGAATCCATTCTTCTTTTCAGACATGGATGACTGTGTCGGATGCTCAGAAGATCACTATCGAAACAGGAACCGAACACAATGCATTCCAAAGTCCATCAGCTTCTTGACTTTGGAAGAACCGCTTGGGATGAGCTTAGCTTTTGGCTCCGTATTCTCCTCTTTGCTCACCATATTGTCCCTCGCCATCTTTATGAAGCATCAGGACACACCGATTGTCAGGGCCAAtaatcgggacctcacctacgttctcctcctgtctctccttCTCTGTTTTCTCTGTCCCCTCATCTTCCTCAGCCGACCAGACAGAGTGACCTGCCTTGTGCGACAAATGGCTTTTGGTGTGGTTTTCACCGtgactgtttcttgtgtgttggccaaaaccatcaccgttgttctggcattcatggccaccaaaccaggatccagaatgaggaaatgggtggggaaaagactggcaagcgCCATTGTGTTGACTTGTACTATTATCCAAGCTGGTATTTGCACTGTGTGGCTGggaacctctcccccatttccccattttgaCAAGCATTCTGCGACGGGAGAAATTATtctggaatgtaatgaagggtcagctgccatgttttactgtgtcctgggctacatgggcttcctggccattgtcagttttgttgtagcatttttagccaggaaactgcctgacagctttaatgaggccaaattcatcaccttcagcatgttgttgttttgtagtgtttggatctcctttgttccagtctacctgagctccaagggaaaacacatggtggctgtggagatcttctccatcttggtctccagtgctggtttactgggttccatctttttccccaaatgctacattatcataTTGAGGCCTGATCTGAATGACAAACAGCAGTTAATAAAGAAGAAATAGCAAAGTACCCTGTTGTCACTCTTTTCTGTTACCGCAGAACATGGGTAATGAATTTGCTGCCGACTCcttcatataatttcattttatttgtttattgaactTACTATgtgcataaaaaaaaatcagatggttctcccccaccccgaGATGTGGTCCCCACCTTTGGGAGCCCAAGGGCACAACTGGAAAACTGAGGAACTCTTGTGGACACAAAAAACCACCAATTTCACAGAAGAAAGTGTGGAGATGCCCAGAAACTCCACCTccatcctttcttgtaacatgaatccattcGTTGGGGTCCTACTCTCTGTAGCAAGagacaagcttgctgcatcttccatgtgacagcccttgaggtatttgaagattggtatcatat comes from Podarcis raffonei isolate rPodRaf1 chromosome 13, rPodRaf1.pri, whole genome shotgun sequence and encodes:
- the LOC128399533 gene encoding vomeronasal type-2 receptor 26-like — its product is MSNSHCSVVPKYYQQILALVFAVKEINKNSNLLPNVTLGFHIFDSYFSERMTYWATLELVSTHYRFVPNFQCDKQKNLMAVIGGLDFEVSLHMAAILGVYKIPQLTYGSFAPEDAGQSQSTSFYRMVPNEAHQYTGIVELLLHFGWTWVGLLAADSESGEKFMEILQTRLFQRGICLAFSERTPKGSYFEEYYDMIPQWLQAYLAIVESKANAVIVYGEAKSLCFLQLWLAAGGAENVTSMEKVWIMTAQLDFSALAFQMSQDMQPFHGSICFTVHSKEVQGFKTLLRSLNPFMAGEDGFLQKFGLQTFYCFFSKSSTEFSEPCTGLEKLDSLPSSGFEMSMTGHSYSIYNAVYAVAHALHDAMYRSRAKDRGIVRRWRPQLQKLQPWQLHPFLRSVSFNNSVGEEVSFSEKRELEAGFDITNLVTFPNNSFIRMKVGWMNLDAPSGKEFSINEDKMVWHRSFQQVPPLSQCNKNCPSGTRRKKKEGEKFCCYDCAPCSEGKISYQKDMDDCVGCSEDHYRNRNRTQCIPKSISFLTLEEPLGMSLAFGSVFSSLLTILSLAIFMKHQDTPIVRANNRDLTYVLLLSLLLCFLCPLIFLSRPDRVTCLVRQMAFGVVFTVTVSCVLAKTITVVLAFMATKPGSRMRKWVGKRLASAIVLTCTIIQAGICTVWLGTSPPFPHFDKHSATGEIILECNEGSAAMFYCVLGYMGFLAIVSFVVAFLARKLPDSFNEAKFITFSMLLFCSVWISFVPVYLSSKGKHMVAVEIFSILVSSAGLLGSIFFPKCYIIILRPDLNDKQQLIKKK